A single window of Rhodohalobacter mucosus DNA harbors:
- the rpsD gene encoding 30S ribosomal protein S4, which translates to MARYRGPKQKVARRFKEPIFGPSTALERKPYGPGQHGRSRFTRKSEYAIQLDEKQKAKYTYGLLEKQFRNLYEKATRQEGVTGEVLLQLLESRLDNVVFRLGFARTRRQARQLVSHKHIVVNGQVVNIPSYQVKPGDVVTVRPKSRNLDLIDETLESYSTSKYKWLETDKKTKTGKFLNLPVMEEIPENINVQLIIELYSK; encoded by the coding sequence ATGGCACGATACAGAGGTCCAAAACAGAAAGTAGCACGACGTTTCAAAGAACCAATCTTTGGTCCGAGCACAGCCCTTGAAAGAAAACCCTATGGGCCTGGGCAGCACGGCAGAAGTCGGTTTACCCGAAAATCGGAGTATGCAATCCAGCTTGATGAAAAGCAAAAAGCGAAATACACCTATGGATTGCTCGAGAAGCAGTTCAGAAATCTTTATGAGAAAGCAACCCGGCAGGAAGGTGTAACCGGTGAGGTTCTGCTTCAGCTGCTGGAGTCAAGACTTGACAATGTTGTGTTCAGGCTCGGCTTTGCAAGAACAAGACGGCAGGCTCGTCAGCTGGTTTCACACAAGCATATTGTCGTGAACGGACAGGTTGTTAATATTCCCTCATATCAGGTAAAGCCAGGCGATGTGGTAACGGTTCGTCCGAAATCCAGAAATCTGGACCTGATAGATGAAACTCTTGAAAGCTACTCTACGAGCAAGTACAAATGGCTCGAAACAGATAAGAAAACCAAGACCGGTAAGTTTTTGAATCTTCCCGTTATGGAAGAGATACCGGAAAATATCAACGTTCAGTTGATTATTGAGCTCTACTCTAAATAA
- a CDS encoding DNA-directed RNA polymerase subunit alpha translates to MNSYSLQMPDILEVEKESENFGTFILQPLERGFGVTIGNSFRRVLLSSLPGLAITAVKINGVDHEYSSIDGVKEDVYEIILNLKQVRFKQVEQSGGVINLTKKGPGNFTGKDIDDATADFDVLNPDLVIATLADDVELDMELRVGRGRGYVPAEEMASDFEDDVNLMAIDAIFTPIKSVQFEVENVRVGQRTDYEKLVLNVTTDGSLNAKEALTISGKILKEHIEKFITEKIEEPFTQEEEEVDAEKQRVASLLKTSIEDLNLSVRAYNCLKSANINNIAELVSREEQDLLKFRNFGKKSLSELVEVIEEKNLEFGMDVSKYLDK, encoded by the coding sequence ATGAACAGCTACAGTTTACAAATGCCCGACATTCTTGAAGTTGAAAAAGAGTCGGAAAATTTCGGAACCTTCATCCTTCAGCCTTTGGAACGGGGTTTCGGCGTTACCATTGGGAATTCATTTCGCAGAGTGCTCCTCTCTTCACTGCCCGGACTGGCAATTACTGCTGTCAAGATAAATGGCGTTGATCATGAGTATTCAAGTATCGACGGTGTTAAGGAGGATGTCTACGAAATTATCCTCAACCTGAAACAGGTACGTTTCAAGCAAGTTGAACAAAGCGGAGGTGTGATTAATCTTACCAAAAAAGGCCCGGGCAATTTCACCGGAAAGGATATCGATGACGCCACGGCCGATTTTGATGTTCTTAATCCGGATTTGGTGATTGCCACACTGGCAGACGACGTTGAACTCGATATGGAGCTTCGTGTTGGACGGGGCAGGGGATATGTACCTGCAGAAGAGATGGCATCTGATTTTGAGGATGATGTGAACCTTATGGCAATTGATGCCATTTTCACTCCAATCAAGTCTGTTCAGTTCGAAGTGGAGAATGTCCGTGTAGGACAGCGTACTGATTATGAAAAACTGGTGCTTAACGTCACTACGGACGGATCACTCAATGCCAAGGAGGCGCTTACCATATCAGGTAAGATTCTTAAGGAGCATATTGAGAAGTTTATCACGGAAAAAATTGAAGAGCCATTCACGCAGGAGGAGGAAGAGGTTGATGCCGAGAAGCAGCGCGTTGCAAGCCTGCTGAAGACCAGCATCGAAGATCTGAATCTGAGCGTAAGGGCGTACAACTGTCTGAAATCAGCCAATATCAATAATATTGCGGAACTTGTTTCCAGGGAAGAACAGGATCTTCTCAAATTTCGGAATTTCGGTAAGAAATCACTTTCTGAATTGGTTGAGGTAATCGAAGAAAAGAATCTGGAATTTGGAATGGATGTATCCAAATATCTGGACAAATAA
- the rplQ gene encoding 50S ribosomal protein L17: MRHQVKGRKLGRSTPHRKATLQALSVALIKEKRIKTTLPKAKELRRFVEPIITKAKNDTTHNRRQAFASLRDKHAVTELFDHIAEEVGDRPGGYTRVLKMGTRLGDAAEMAVIELVDFNDVKPEKKEAKKKRTRRAGRSNKPADADDSSKKEASASKDKGKKEAPKAAAPEDGETAAEEAEVSAVEEQAEKENDNTEVKTASAEEEAVSGEEDDTSDSEVKAESDADAAGTDSEAEDEESDEKK, translated from the coding sequence ATGCGTCACCAGGTAAAAGGTAGAAAATTAGGAAGATCGACTCCTCACAGAAAAGCGACACTGCAGGCATTGAGTGTTGCGCTGATCAAGGAGAAGCGAATTAAGACAACTCTTCCAAAAGCTAAAGAGTTAAGAAGATTTGTTGAGCCAATTATAACCAAGGCGAAAAACGATACAACTCACAACCGCAGGCAGGCATTTGCTTCATTAAGAGACAAGCATGCTGTTACCGAATTATTCGATCACATTGCTGAAGAAGTTGGTGATCGTCCAGGCGGATACACACGCGTGTTGAAAATGGGTACTCGGTTGGGAGATGCTGCTGAAATGGCGGTTATTGAACTGGTCGATTTCAACGATGTGAAACCCGAGAAGAAAGAGGCCAAGAAAAAACGTACTCGTCGAGCGGGAAGATCCAATAAGCCTGCTGACGCTGATGATTCATCCAAAAAAGAAGCATCAGCCAGTAAAGACAAAGGAAAGAAGGAAGCTCCGAAAGCGGCTGCACCTGAAGACGGTGAGACCGCTGCAGAGGAAGCTGAAGTTTCAGCAGTTGAAGAGCAGGCGGAAAAAGAAAATGACAATACTGAAGTGAAGACTGCCTCCGCTGAAGAAGAAGCTGTATCCGGAGAAGAGGATGATACATCGGACAGCGAGGTTAAAGCAGAGTCTGATGC